From a region of the Streptomyces sp. NBC_00193 genome:
- the def gene encoding peptide deformylase, translating into MRQRPLPGTSGIVRTMSLLGDPVLHSACAEVTEFGPALDRLIEDMFATMYAAQGVGLAANQIGVGQRVFVYDCPDDEDVRHVGHIVNPRLVSAEGDEFAGPEGCLSLPGLEASTVRFDEAVVEGVTSDGAPVRVAGTGFFARCLQHECDHLAGAVYAERVTGLRARKLRRQIRKTDWGQAGIHALGE; encoded by the coding sequence ATGCGACAGCGCCCCCTCCCCGGTACCTCCGGCATCGTCCGCACCATGAGCCTGCTGGGCGACCCGGTGCTCCATTCCGCTTGCGCGGAGGTCACCGAGTTCGGTCCGGCCCTCGACCGGCTCATCGAGGACATGTTCGCCACGATGTACGCCGCCCAGGGCGTCGGCCTCGCCGCGAACCAGATCGGCGTCGGGCAGCGGGTGTTCGTATACGACTGCCCCGACGACGAGGACGTCCGCCACGTCGGGCACATCGTCAACCCGCGGCTGGTGTCCGCCGAGGGGGACGAGTTCGCCGGTCCCGAGGGGTGCCTGTCCCTGCCGGGGCTGGAAGCGTCCACGGTCCGCTTCGACGAGGCCGTCGTCGAGGGCGTCACCTCGGACGGGGCGCCGGTGCGGGTGGCCGGGACGGGGTTCTTCGCGCGGTGCCTGCAGCACGAGTGCGATCACCTGGCCGGTGCGGTGTACGCGGAGCGGGTTACGGGGCTGCGGGCGCGCAAGCTGCGCCGGCAGATCCGGAAGACCGACTGGGGTCAGGCCGGGATCCACGCGCTGGGGGAGTGA
- a CDS encoding TetR family transcriptional regulator: protein METTRQSGEPGAGERRRRELLEAADRVVLRDGPKASMNAIAAEAGITKPILYRHFGDKAGLYQALAVRHTDALLDSLRAALDAPAERRSRVEATLDTYLAAIEARPQVYRFLMHPAEDSQTPERGFDVGLHSAPLLRRLGEELAQVIGERVDLGPGGERLARVWGHGIVGMMHAAGDWWLGERPCERAELVSALTDLLWGRLATAGNRADGPGF from the coding sequence ATGGAGACCACACGGCAGTCCGGCGAGCCGGGAGCGGGCGAGCGCCGGCGGCGGGAGCTGCTGGAGGCCGCCGACCGGGTCGTCCTCAGGGACGGCCCCAAGGCGTCCATGAACGCCATCGCGGCGGAGGCCGGGATCACCAAGCCCATCCTCTACCGCCACTTCGGCGACAAGGCGGGCCTCTACCAGGCCCTGGCCGTCCGGCACACGGACGCCCTGCTCGACTCGCTGCGCGCGGCCCTCGACGCCCCCGCCGAACGGCGCAGCCGGGTGGAGGCCACCCTCGACACCTATCTCGCCGCGATCGAGGCACGCCCCCAGGTCTACCGCTTCCTCATGCACCCGGCCGAGGATTCCCAGACCCCGGAGCGCGGCTTCGACGTCGGCCTGCACTCGGCCCCGCTCCTGCGCCGCCTCGGCGAGGAACTGGCCCAGGTGATCGGCGAACGCGTGGACCTCGGCCCCGGCGGCGAACGCCTGGCCCGGGTCTGGGGCCACGGCATCGTCGGCATGATGCACGCGGCGGGCGACTGGTGGCTCGGCGAACGCCCCTGCGAGCGCGCGGAACTGGTCAGCGCCCTCACCGACCTCTTGTGGGGCCGCCTCGCCACGGCAGGCAACCGAGCGGACGGCCCGGGCTTCTAG
- a CDS encoding acyl-CoA dehydrogenase family protein, with product MAEFTMELNDDQKQVRDWIHGFAADVIRPAAAEWDEREETPWPVIQEAAKVGIYSLDFYAQQFFDPTGLGIPMAMEELFWGDAGIALSIVGTGLAAIGVVANGTEEQIGTWIPQMYGTPDDVKVAAFCSSEPDAGSDVGAMRTRAVYDQATDEWVLNGTKTWATNGGIANVHIVVAVVDPELGTKGHASFIVPPNTPGLSQGQKFKKHGIRASHTAEVVLEDVRIPGSCLLGGKEKLDERLARAHERAKAGGGERVKNAAMATFEASRPAVGAMAVGTARAAYEVALDYAKTRTQFGRPIIDNQGVAFQLADMRTSIDAARLLVWRASWMAVAGKPFTSAEGSMSKLFASETAKKVTAQAVQILGGNGFTREYPVERMHRDSAIYTIFEGTSEIQRLVIARTLSGMPIR from the coding sequence ATGGCGGAGTTCACCATGGAGCTGAACGACGACCAGAAGCAGGTGCGGGACTGGATCCACGGCTTCGCCGCCGACGTGATCCGCCCCGCGGCCGCGGAATGGGACGAGCGCGAAGAGACTCCGTGGCCCGTCATCCAGGAGGCCGCCAAGGTCGGCATCTACTCCCTCGACTTCTACGCCCAGCAGTTCTTCGACCCCACCGGCCTCGGCATCCCGATGGCCATGGAGGAGCTGTTCTGGGGCGACGCGGGCATCGCGCTGTCGATCGTCGGCACCGGACTCGCCGCCATCGGCGTCGTCGCCAACGGCACCGAGGAGCAGATCGGCACCTGGATCCCGCAGATGTACGGCACCCCCGACGACGTGAAGGTCGCCGCCTTCTGCTCCTCCGAGCCCGACGCCGGCTCCGACGTCGGCGCGATGCGCACCCGCGCCGTGTACGACCAGGCCACCGACGAGTGGGTGCTCAACGGCACCAAGACCTGGGCGACCAACGGCGGCATCGCCAACGTCCACATCGTCGTGGCGGTCGTCGACCCGGAGCTGGGGACCAAGGGGCACGCCTCCTTCATCGTGCCGCCGAACACCCCGGGCCTCTCCCAGGGCCAGAAGTTCAAGAAGCACGGCATCCGCGCCTCGCACACCGCCGAGGTGGTGCTGGAGGACGTACGGATCCCCGGTTCCTGCCTGCTCGGCGGCAAGGAGAAGCTGGACGAGCGGCTCGCGCGGGCCCACGAGCGGGCCAAGGCGGGTGGCGGGGAGCGCGTGAAGAACGCGGCCATGGCCACCTTCGAGGCCTCCCGCCCCGCCGTCGGCGCCATGGCGGTCGGGACGGCGCGCGCCGCGTACGAGGTGGCGCTGGACTACGCGAAGACCCGTACGCAGTTCGGCCGGCCCATCATCGACAACCAGGGCGTCGCCTTCCAGCTCGCGGACATGCGGACCTCCATCGACGCGGCCCGGCTGCTGGTGTGGCGGGCCTCCTGGATGGCGGTCGCGGGCAAGCCCTTCACCTCGGCCGAGGGCTCGATGTCCAAGCTGTTCGCGAGCGAGACCGCCAAGAAGGTCACCGCCCAGGCGGTCCAGATCCTCGGCGGCAACGGCTTCACCCGCGAGTACCCGGTGGAGCGCATGCACCGCGACAGCGCGATCTACACGATCTTCGAGGGAACGAGCGAGATCCAGCGCCTGGTGATCGCCCGCACGCTCTCGGGCATGCCGATCCGCTAG
- a CDS encoding DUF3824 domain-containing protein: MATPPPPQAGPYGPYAAQQPRQPGPTGPYAPPQSTGPYGSHAGHAPHLPPQPGPYGSWSAPQPSHGCRLCGAGPAAEATVRSHQGMIVLMRFLSLQGPFCRDCGLATYRRMSSDTLWQGWWGPLSLFITPVTLLLNLGPRAAFRRLAPPTGGHRPPLDPGKPLRRRPAALFFLVPALFLLLAIPTLILIGVLAGDDTPHPLVSGQCVRNEGDWSRQKLLVTDCASPEAQYRATRPSLAPGGTCAPGDFLALPAYSPEGTVLYCLTPLH, translated from the coding sequence GTGGCCACCCCGCCACCTCCGCAGGCAGGCCCGTACGGCCCGTACGCGGCCCAGCAGCCGCGGCAGCCCGGGCCGACGGGCCCGTACGCCCCGCCGCAGTCCACGGGCCCGTACGGCTCGCACGCGGGCCATGCGCCGCACCTGCCGCCGCAGCCGGGTCCGTACGGCTCCTGGTCCGCGCCGCAGCCCTCCCACGGCTGCCGGCTCTGCGGGGCCGGTCCGGCCGCCGAGGCGACCGTGCGCAGCCATCAGGGGATGATCGTGCTGATGCGGTTCCTGAGCCTGCAGGGGCCGTTCTGCCGGGACTGCGGGCTCGCCACCTACCGCCGCATGTCCTCGGACACCTTGTGGCAGGGCTGGTGGGGTCCCCTGTCGCTGTTCATCACACCGGTCACCCTGCTGCTCAACCTCGGCCCGCGCGCGGCCTTCCGCCGACTCGCTCCCCCGACGGGCGGCCACCGGCCCCCGCTCGACCCGGGCAAGCCGCTGCGCCGCCGGCCGGCCGCACTGTTCTTCCTCGTACCGGCTCTTTTCCTCCTCCTGGCGATCCCCACCCTGATCCTCATCGGCGTGTTGGCCGGGGACGACACCCCGCACCCGCTGGTGTCGGGGCAGTGCGTCCGCAACGAGGGCGACTGGAGCCGGCAGAAGCTCCTCGTCACCGACTGCGCCTCGCCGGAAGCCCAGTACCGCGCCACCCGCCCCTCACTGGCCCCGGGCGGGACCTGCGCCCCCGGCGACTTCCTGGCCCTGCCGGCCTACAGCCCCGAAGGCACCGTCCTCTACTGCCTGACCCCGCTGCACTGA
- a CDS encoding SRPBCC family protein — MPAIRIIRHTLLDPEAAWRRLTDWERHGAAVPLTRAIIETPPPTHTGTRFTMRTGVGRITFDDPMEVTLWRPPRDGSAGLVRLVKHGRAVRGRAEIELRPSPGGGCEAEWREELHVRGLGRPFDPLVTAAARIFFTRALDRLLRP, encoded by the coding sequence ATGCCCGCTATCCGGATCATTCGCCACACACTTCTCGACCCCGAGGCGGCGTGGAGGAGGCTGACGGACTGGGAACGCCACGGCGCCGCCGTCCCGCTCACCCGGGCGATCATCGAAACGCCGCCTCCGACGCACACCGGAACCCGTTTCACCATGCGTACGGGCGTGGGGAGGATCACGTTCGACGACCCCATGGAAGTCACCCTCTGGCGGCCCCCTCGGGACGGCTCGGCGGGACTGGTCCGGCTCGTCAAGCACGGACGCGCGGTGCGGGGCCGGGCGGAGATCGAACTCCGCCCCTCGCCCGGGGGCGGCTGCGAGGCCGAATGGCGCGAGGAACTGCACGTACGCGGCCTGGGCCGCCCCTTCGACCCCCTGGTGACAGCGGCCGCCCGCATCTTCTTCACCCGCGCCCTGGACCGCCTGCTGCGGCCCTGA
- a CDS encoding DUF5999 family protein, giving the protein MCSHQPPCPSADSVDHDAARTVAFHPEQGWNLLCNGAVVFDDTGELLPDGRTVEPRRPALV; this is encoded by the coding sequence ATGTGCTCCCACCAGCCCCCCTGCCCGTCTGCCGACAGCGTCGACCATGACGCCGCACGCACCGTGGCCTTCCACCCCGAACAGGGATGGAACCTGCTCTGCAACGGCGCCGTGGTATTCGACGACACAGGTGAACTGCTCCCCGACGGCCGCACGGTGGAACCCCGCCGCCCGGCCCTGGTCTGA